A region of the Stieleria neptunia genome:
GGTGGACAGGATAGCGTGAAGTAGGCGACTTCGTCTATTTGCCAACGGCGGTCCGGCGGCACTTGTCCCGATGAAATGCTTCCTGGTCTGCCCATCGACCGTCCAACATCAACGGCGAAACTTGGACTTTATGACAAATCACTCCTCTTCCACTCGTACTCACGAACCGATCCATCCGCTCGACGAGATCGCGTTCGCGACCGAAATCGGCCGGGCTTTGCGTGCTCAGATCAGTCATCCCGCATTGGTCCGGCAGCTTTTCCCGCGATTCATTGCATTGCTGGGGCTGGATGCCGCCGGTCTGGTGACCCAGCAAAAGGGCCGTTGGCATGTCGGCGCCTGGGCCGATTCGTCCGGCGACACGTCGAATCGGCCGGTTCCGGCCGATCTGCCGATCGATCTGATCAGCGATGCCATCGACCACGGGGGGGGCCGCACCGATGGCCGCTGGTGGGCGGTGCCCTGCCAGATCGATGTCAACGATGGCGGTGCGATTGTTTCTTCCCCGATGGTCGGCTGCCTGGTTTTTGAGTCGGAAAACGAATCGATCGATCCCGATCGGGTGGACCGGCTGTCGCAGCTATTGGTCACGGCGATCACGCAGACCGAGCTCGATGCACGTCACCGCCATCGAATCGCACAGTTGACCAGCGTGCTGGAGGCCGCCGCCCAGTGGCAGCAGACCCAGTTGCAGGAGTCCAGTGACGAGAACACGTTGCTGCGGCAGATCGCCGACACGGCGACGGATTTGATCGGTTGCGAACGCGCCAGCATTTTTTTGTGGGACAAGCGACGCAAGAAACTGATCGGGCGACCCGCCTTGGGCATCGACGATCGACCGTTGATCGTGCCGGACAACGCCGGCATCGTGGGTGAGGTGTTGGCGACCAAAGAGCCTCAAATTTGGAACGCCAGCAGCGACGACGAGGCGCGCGTCAACCGCGACATCGATCGGTCACTGGAATTTCGCACGCGGTCGTTGGTTGCTGTGCCGCTCAGCGGCCCGCGCGGTGAAACGATCGGCGTGTTCGAAGCGATCAACCATCTGGAAAACCACTTCGACAATTCCGACGTGTTGTTGTTGTCCGATTTGGCGACCCATGCGGCGGTGGCGATACAAGCCCAGCGGGCGCAAAAGTCGTTGACCGAATCACGCGACCGTCTCGTTCGCGACGCCGCGCGAAGCACGCCGCTGGTCGGCGCGCACCCCGCCGTCGTCGCGGTTCGCGAGAGCGGCACCAAGGTGGCCAAGACCGATTTGACGGTCATGATTCTGGGCAGCAACGGAACCGGAAAAGAAGTCGTCGCGCGGCACATCCATTACGAAAGTGATCGCAAGAATGGTCCTTTCATCGCCGTCAACTGTGCGGCGTTGGTGGAGTCCTTGTTGGAGAGCGAATTGTTCGGGCACGAGCGGGGTTCGTTCACCGATGCCAACGCAACGCGTGTCGGTAAATTTGAACTCGCCAGTGGCGGCACGCTGTTCTTGGATGAAGTCGGTGACATGAGTCCCGGCGGTCAGGCCAAGCTGTTGCGGGTGTTGGAACAACGGGAAGTCGTTCGGGTCGGCGGCAGCGTGCCGATTCCCGTCGACGTCCGCGTGATCGCGGCAACCAATCAACCGCTGGATCAATTGATTGCCGAAAAGCGTTTTCGAGAAGACTTGTTTTTCCGGCTGAACGTGGTGTCGTTGACGCTGCCGGATTTGGCCAATCGTGGACGTGACGTGTTGTTGTTGGCCGACCATTTTCTGAATCATTTTTGTTACCAGATCGGTCGCAAAGTTCCCTCGTTGTCGGATTCCGCGCAAACCGCGCTCTTGTCGCATCATTGGCCCGGCAACGTCCGCGAGCTTCGCAACACGATCGAACGGGTGTGTTATCTTTCGACCGGAGACATGATTCACGCTCCCGATTTGGAACTCCGTCAGCCGCCGATGTCGACGTCGAAAGTGCACGACCGGAATCAACCGACCTATCGCATTGATCTGCCCACGTCACTGGCCGAGTCGACGCGTCTGTTTCAGATCGATCATATCCGTCAGGCGATCGACCGCTGCGGCGGCAACATGACCGAGGCGGCATCGAAACTTGATCTGCATCGATCGAACCTGTATCGAAAGATGAAGCAATTGGGCATGCGAACCGGTGAAGAGGACGGCGAAGCGGTCGCGGAGTGATCAAATCAAAAAAACTGTCGCCCGCGTACGGGCGACAGTGACGATGGGATGCTGGCGGATCGATGGGAGCATCACCTTTAGACGCAACCCAGCCCGGCGCAAACGCCGTCTCCCCCAGAGGGCGAGAATCGAAATCGGTTGCCAAATCCTGCAGGAAAAGAATCGACGGCCCAATCAGTGTGGTTCGCGTCGGGGCGCGAGCGGGTTAACGGCGGAAACGACCGAACAGTCCGCGTCGTCGCGCGGTGTATCGCGGGGTGCAGTACGTCGTTCCTTGCGAATAGCCGTACTGGGGTCGTGCATTGTAGGATCGGTATCCTGAGTTGTAGCCCGGCGTATTAATCGTGTTTCGGTTTGAGTAAACACCGTTGTTGTATCGGTACGTCCCCTGGTCGTAACGATCGAACACACCGCCTCCGTCAATGATGCCGCCCCCGTCGATGATTCCGGCGCCTGGGGTTGCATCCATGATGCCGCCACCATCGATGATTCCGCCGCCGTCAATCACTCCGCTTTTCGGACGCGCATCGAGTACGCCGCCGCCGTCGATGACGCCACCTCCGTCAATGATGCCGGGGCCTTGTGCGTTGCCCGTGGCACTGAAAGAGGCGAGGACCAAACCTGCGGATGCTGCATAGAGGGCCAGTTTCTTCATGATGATCTCCTAGTGGTTTCTTTGATGAAACATCGAAACGATTTCGATGCGTCTGACACCGGTCGATGTTGCACAAGCGATGCCAAAGACGCGTTGTTACCGATCAGGTGGTTTGGTCGGATTTGGGAAACGGGGCGAAAGCCCCAGAGAAATACAGCCGATGACGCAGCGATTTCCGGGAGGATCGGGCCGTTTGACCAGCACCGAACGCGCGATCGAAAAATCTGGTGAGGCGTGATCAACGACCGGCGACGTGGCCGGATTCGTTCCGGATTGGTTCCGAATTGGTCGTTCAGGCGCCACGCGAATGCGGCGGATTGCTAGC
Encoded here:
- a CDS encoding sigma-54-dependent Fis family transcriptional regulator, whose product is MTNHSSSTRTHEPIHPLDEIAFATEIGRALRAQISHPALVRQLFPRFIALLGLDAAGLVTQQKGRWHVGAWADSSGDTSNRPVPADLPIDLISDAIDHGGGRTDGRWWAVPCQIDVNDGGAIVSSPMVGCLVFESENESIDPDRVDRLSQLLVTAITQTELDARHRHRIAQLTSVLEAAAQWQQTQLQESSDENTLLRQIADTATDLIGCERASIFLWDKRRKKLIGRPALGIDDRPLIVPDNAGIVGEVLATKEPQIWNASSDDEARVNRDIDRSLEFRTRSLVAVPLSGPRGETIGVFEAINHLENHFDNSDVLLLSDLATHAAVAIQAQRAQKSLTESRDRLVRDAARSTPLVGAHPAVVAVRESGTKVAKTDLTVMILGSNGTGKEVVARHIHYESDRKNGPFIAVNCAALVESLLESELFGHERGSFTDANATRVGKFELASGGTLFLDEVGDMSPGGQAKLLRVLEQREVVRVGGSVPIPVDVRVIAATNQPLDQLIAEKRFREDLFFRLNVVSLTLPDLANRGRDVLLLADHFLNHFCYQIGRKVPSLSDSAQTALLSHHWPGNVRELRNTIERVCYLSTGDMIHAPDLELRQPPMSTSKVHDRNQPTYRIDLPTSLAESTRLFQIDHIRQAIDRCGGNMTEAASKLDLHRSNLYRKMKQLGMRTGEEDGEAVAE